The nucleotide sequence TTTCTTTACAAGCCAAAGATACTTATGGAACATCTGCATAGATTATGTCTCATTTCATTCCTTTCTCTTATAATTCTCTTTGTCATGCTAAAATAAGTTGATATGGATGGTCAGTTTGCCAAAGCCTGCATCTTTGTAGCTTTGAACAGTGATAGAGAAGGAAACTTTTGTAATATGGTAATGTAGAACATTCACTTGACAAATGAGTATGTGACATCAGAATATAGCCTGTTGGTTGGTTTATAGAATTCAAATAGATATACTACCATTAACCTAAGCATCTTGCATCGAATTAATGTTTCGGTGTTCGCATTTGTGTACATTTTGAtttatatatgataatattttagTTTAACTCAAGACATCCAATTAGTAAATAATtgattcaaataaatcatgaGTTTCTTATGGTGTTTAGACCAAATTTTCTAACAAGCTTCCACATAGATTGATGAAACGAGTATGAAGTAGTAAATTCTATTCAAGTATGGAGATTGCTATTTACAATccctttttattatatatttttttttcaattttttaatatttttaaaactattttttcGTAAATAGATATAAATACTCTCaattctcctcttcttcaaaatttaaaaatataaataataaaatattattttattatttttaaagaatGAATAGTAAGGAATTGAGGCAAAGTGATCGAATCAGGATCCCCTCCAGCTATTGTAAGATTCCATGTGACAATTGGGACCCCACCATGGTTGCGCCCAGCGGCACACGGCTGTGATGCAGGAATTCGACGGTTCCAATTGAAAGGCATCCTTGGAGAGGATCTGTCGAGGAAACAGATCCGTCATCGAAACCTGCTTATACCCATCGCTCTGTAACGCACGCAGCTCGGTCTCGTCATGGCCGCCTCACCGGCGTCTTCAgctcctcctccgccaccgccgtCTGCAGCGAAGAAGGGCTTCCTCCGCCGCGTTATACCATTTCTCCTCACTGCCAATCTAGCCGTCGgaggttctctctctctcgtgctaaCGTTTACACTTCTTTTTGTCCGCTCGTTCCAAGATCGAGAGTAGTTTGAGTCTCGATCGCGTTATATGCTCGTTATTTATGATCCAGGAAAGCGAAACTGGGTTTAATAGTCGCCATGGAGTCTCAGGTTTCGGTGATCTGATCTTCCCAGAAATAAGCCCTTTCGAGCTTAATATTTTCTTGCCATATATTCCTGTCATGTAACAGATAGGAAATGGCTGCATCAAACTGGTAATATCTTGGCATGACTAGTCTACTTTGATGTGTTCCTTTATCGTATGATTGGTACAGTCATTGTGGAAATAGGGTTCTGGACTACCACCCTGTTGTATGACTCAAAAGATACCCGAGACTGAATAAAATCAATATCCTGAAGGCAAATGATTTTTATGTTGGATCTATGTCttagggaaaaaaaagaaaactttagGTAATGCCTTTCCGAAAATATAAATATGCGAGTCGACGATTGAAAAAGAACTAGAAAATAGTCCGCTAGGGATTGAAAAAGTCGTATGACATATATTTTGTTCGACCTATCTAGGAGCATTGATGTCCAATTTACATGAATGTTCGCCCTAACCCAGGTTGATTAGTTCTCAAATTCCTGAAAGAAAATTCCAACAATATGGTATCTAGGTTTACCCACAGGTAAAATTTGAAGACCAACGTTTGGTTATCCCATAGACTAGTTAAGGGAGATAGGAATGAGCATAAGAAATTAGTCCTATAGATCGAAACTTTAGCAACTGAATTCTGGggtgattttttttcttaattttcaaaCACATTGCTGCTAGTTGTATTATGTgccttgttttttatatttttgtagggAAAATATAGTGTTGATGAACTTGGTGTAAGTTTTCTGATCATGCCTGCAAGGATGAATCATGAGAAAGGATGCAGTCCATTTTTCCCATTGTAGCAATTGGCCAAGCATTCTCCTTTCATGTCCTAATTGAAGTAGCACACCTATCTCCTAACAAAATAGACCTGTGAAATAACATCATCTCATATTCTTTTGTTGCCTGCTTTTTTGGATCTTGCATAGTGTAGCAGCAATTGCTAATTATGCCATGCACAAACCATAAGATGACTGCTTTCACAACACTTTAAATGTTTCTTTTGAAGCTTGACTGTTGTTGTTGCATTTATAAAATACCCACTTCATTACTGTTCAATCTCAAAAgttgtttcaattttaaatatcTTACTTGTAAATTGTTGCCCTCAGATTCAACCAGCCTTATTTGACTTAACACTTGTTACATAAAGTAACTGTGAAAGTAACAACCGGCAATCTGCTTCATGTCCATTTTAACTTGTAAATGTCCAGATATTTACCGGCTATAAATGGCTCTATATCTAAATATGATCTTTTCATTTGGACTAACTAATCTGGGAGTTGATTTCTGGAGGTATTATTGTTCAATTGCAGATGTTACTCCTTAACAGCTACGAATTTGTCTTTGCAACAATCGTTTTTTCGTAAGATCAAATATTCATATTTATAATGCATGGTTCTCATCCCCAATTTAACAATCCTCTATTTGCAGTATATGTCCTTCTTAGGACCTCAAAGAAAGAGTCAACTGAGAAGGATGAGGAAGCTGTGGGAGAGGTTCCTGCTTCTCCAGTAGCTACCATCAAACCTGTGATTCCTGATAAGGAACAAGT is from Musa acuminata AAA Group cultivar baxijiao chromosome BXJ3-8, Cavendish_Baxijiao_AAA, whole genome shotgun sequence and encodes:
- the LOC135645320 gene encoding uncharacterized protein LOC135645320; amino-acid sequence: MAASPASSAPPPPPPSAAKKGFLRRVIPFLLTANLAVGVYVLLRTSKKESTEKDEEAVGEVPASPVATIKPVIPDKEQVVGSIPAPVKVLPPIAEQEQRELFQWILEEKRKVKPGDRVEKKKIDEEKALLKQFIRAKSIPMI